The following proteins are co-located in the Spirosoma montaniterrae genome:
- a CDS encoding glutathione peroxidase produces MKKPLILTLTGVAVVVALTSFMSLSTLVKGIFSDKKASAAAPANAEAPTKSLYDFTVKSIDGKPVALSGFKGKKVVVLNVASKCGFTPQYADWEKFYKAHGDKIVVLGFPANNFANQESGSNDEIATFCQKNYGVSFPMFEKVSVVGDDQSPLYKWLSTKSMNGWNDKAPTWNFCKYVINEKGELTNFFASGVKPDDVEFKKAVGI; encoded by the coding sequence ATGAAAAAGCCCCTCATTCTCACCCTAACTGGCGTGGCCGTTGTGGTTGCGCTCACCAGCTTTATGTCATTATCAACCCTCGTTAAAGGTATTTTCAGCGACAAAAAAGCCTCGGCTGCGGCCCCGGCCAATGCAGAAGCTCCCACCAAATCGCTGTACGATTTCACCGTAAAAAGCATTGACGGAAAACCCGTAGCCCTGAGTGGTTTCAAAGGTAAAAAAGTGGTTGTGCTGAACGTAGCCTCCAAGTGCGGTTTCACGCCCCAATACGCCGACTGGGAAAAATTCTACAAAGCGCATGGCGACAAAATTGTAGTACTGGGTTTCCCGGCCAACAACTTTGCCAATCAGGAGTCGGGCAGTAATGATGAGATTGCTACGTTTTGTCAGAAAAATTACGGCGTCTCGTTTCCCATGTTCGAGAAAGTGTCCGTAGTAGGCGACGATCAGTCTCCGCTCTATAAATGGCTCAGCACCAAGTCGATGAATGGTTGGAACGACAAAGCTCCGACCTGGAATTTCTGCAAATACGTCATCAACGAAAAAGGCGAACTGACCAATTTCTTCGCTTCGGGCGTAAAACCCGACGATGTCGAGTTTAAGAAAGCCGTAGGCATTTAA
- the argS gene encoding arginine--tRNA ligase: MDIQEAVSSAIQRAIAELYQQEISEVTLQPTKKEFDGLYTFVTFPLTKTLRQPPAQIGQAIGAWLVENSEVVSGFNVVQGFLNISIADAAWLTVLNDMAQNPNFGTLPKRGESVMVEFSSPNTNKPLHLGHLRNNFLGDSMSRILNANGYDVVKTCIVNDRGVHICKSMLAYRMFGSDETPESSGMKGDHLIGKYYVLFDKAYKAQVEEMVAAGQPKEEAEKTAPLMQEVQQMLRLWEQGDPETVALWQKLNNWVYAGFDQTYKAIGVSFDKTYYESQTYLLGKEVVDEGLEKGVFFRKDDGPSGRGSVWIDLTDAGLDQKLVLRSDGTSVYMTQDLGTTDMKYADFGTDRQIWVVGNEQDYHFNVLFAILARLGRPYAGGLYHLSYGMVDLPTGKMKSREGTVVDADDLIAETTEAAATAADEAAKGKLDEFSAAEKANLFHMLGLGALKYYLLKVDPQKRMQFNPAESVDLHGNTGPYIQYVHARIRSVLRKAQESGQWAVGSGQLATSLDPIEQQLIFLLSQYPQRLREAGTDYAPSYMAQYAYDLAKTFNQFYDKLPILKETDADKLITRLVLSDLVAKTIQQTMGLLGIEVPEKM; this comes from the coding sequence ATGGATATTCAGGAAGCCGTTAGTAGTGCCATTCAGCGGGCCATCGCCGAGTTATACCAACAGGAAATCAGCGAGGTAACGCTGCAACCCACCAAAAAAGAGTTCGACGGGTTGTACACGTTCGTTACATTCCCGCTCACGAAAACGTTGCGGCAACCGCCCGCGCAAATCGGGCAGGCTATTGGCGCGTGGTTGGTTGAAAACAGCGAAGTGGTGAGTGGCTTCAACGTGGTGCAGGGGTTTCTGAACATCAGCATTGCCGATGCCGCCTGGCTTACCGTACTGAACGACATGGCCCAAAACCCCAATTTCGGAACGCTGCCGAAACGGGGTGAGTCGGTGATGGTTGAGTTTTCGTCGCCCAATACCAATAAGCCGCTGCATCTCGGCCATTTACGCAATAATTTCTTAGGCGACTCGATGAGCCGGATTCTGAACGCCAACGGTTACGACGTGGTTAAAACCTGCATCGTCAACGACCGGGGCGTTCACATCTGCAAATCAATGCTGGCGTACCGGATGTTCGGTAGTGATGAAACGCCGGAGTCGTCGGGTATGAAGGGCGATCACCTGATTGGCAAGTATTACGTACTGTTCGACAAGGCGTATAAAGCGCAGGTTGAGGAGATGGTGGCCGCCGGTCAGCCGAAGGAAGAAGCAGAGAAAACGGCTCCGCTTATGCAGGAAGTACAGCAGATGCTTCGGCTCTGGGAACAGGGCGACCCCGAAACGGTAGCCCTCTGGCAAAAGCTCAATAATTGGGTCTACGCCGGTTTCGACCAGACATACAAGGCCATCGGCGTCAGCTTTGATAAAACGTATTACGAGTCGCAAACCTACCTGCTTGGTAAAGAAGTGGTAGACGAAGGGCTGGAAAAGGGCGTATTCTTCCGCAAAGACGACGGACCATCCGGTCGGGGTTCGGTCTGGATTGACCTGACCGACGCGGGCCTCGACCAGAAACTCGTGCTACGCTCCGATGGTACGTCGGTGTACATGACGCAGGACCTCGGCACCACCGACATGAAGTACGCCGACTTCGGCACCGACCGGCAAATATGGGTCGTGGGCAACGAGCAGGATTACCATTTCAACGTGCTGTTTGCCATCCTGGCACGGTTGGGTCGGCCCTACGCTGGTGGGCTGTATCACCTCAGCTACGGCATGGTCGATTTGCCAACGGGCAAGATGAAATCGCGCGAGGGTACGGTGGTCGATGCCGATGATTTGATTGCCGAAACCACCGAAGCAGCCGCCACTGCCGCCGATGAAGCTGCCAAAGGCAAACTCGATGAGTTTAGTGCTGCCGAAAAAGCGAACCTGTTTCATATGCTGGGCTTAGGCGCGTTGAAGTATTATTTGCTGAAAGTAGACCCGCAGAAACGAATGCAGTTCAACCCCGCCGAGTCGGTCGATCTGCATGGTAATACCGGCCCGTACATTCAATACGTTCACGCCCGGATTCGGTCGGTGCTGCGAAAGGCCCAGGAAAGTGGGCAGTGGGCAGTCGGCAGTGGACAGTTGGCAACCTCGCTTGACCCGATTGAGCAGCAACTGATTTTTCTGCTGAGCCAATATCCTCAGCGATTGCGCGAAGCGGGTACAGATTATGCACCCTCATACATGGCACAGTATGCGTATGACCTGGCAAAAACGTTCAATCAGTTTTATGATAAACTACCGATTCTGAAAGAAACTGATGCGGATAAATTGATAACCCGCCTGGTTCTGTCGGATTTGGTGGCGAAAACTATTCAGCAAACAATGGGTTTACTGGGTATCGAAGTCCCGGAGAAAATGTAA
- a CDS encoding aldose epimerase family protein, giving the protein MQTLLLIMLLVQVPAPLKPGIEKTPFGQMPDGRPVDLFTLRNASGMEVQITNYGAYIVAIRTPDRTGKLEAVTLGVPTFADYLKGTPSFGPVIGRYGNRIANASFTLDGKTYTLAANNGTNHIHGGPGGFDKKHWSVSVIDGEEPTLKLQYTSPDGEEGYPGNLSVEVSYTLQRDNALRIGYRATTDKPTVLNLTNHAYFNLSGMKRDVLNTELQINADRYLPTTPKQIPTGELRPVAGTPFDFRRPTPIGNRINDTTDVQIKYGYGYDHCWVFADNDKSLKLGAVAYEPTSGRVLEMYTTEPGVQLYTGNHLNGKFTGKEGIAYGRRFGFCLETQHFPDSPNQPNFPTTVLRPGQTFQSTTVYKFSAR; this is encoded by the coding sequence ATGCAAACGCTCTTACTCATTATGCTCTTAGTTCAAGTACCTGCTCCGCTCAAACCGGGCATCGAAAAAACACCGTTCGGTCAGATGCCCGACGGTCGGCCCGTTGACCTATTTACGCTCCGCAACGCATCGGGCATGGAAGTACAAATTACGAACTACGGAGCCTACATCGTCGCGATACGGACGCCGGACCGAACCGGCAAACTCGAAGCTGTTACGCTCGGCGTGCCGACGTTTGCCGATTATCTGAAAGGTACGCCCAGTTTTGGGCCGGTGATTGGCCGCTACGGCAACCGCATCGCCAACGCGTCGTTTACGCTCGATGGCAAAACCTACACGCTGGCCGCTAACAATGGCACCAACCACATTCACGGTGGCCCCGGCGGATTCGACAAAAAACACTGGTCGGTCTCTGTCATCGACGGTGAGGAACCAACGCTGAAACTGCAATATACCTCGCCCGATGGTGAAGAAGGGTATCCCGGCAATCTGTCGGTAGAGGTCAGCTACACACTTCAGCGCGACAATGCCCTCCGTATCGGCTACCGCGCTACCACCGACAAACCGACTGTACTCAACCTGACCAATCACGCCTATTTCAACCTGAGTGGCATGAAACGCGACGTGCTGAATACCGAACTGCAAATCAACGCCGACCGCTACCTGCCCACCACGCCCAAACAAATCCCGACCGGCGAACTGCGCCCCGTAGCCGGAACACCGTTCGATTTTCGCAGGCCGACGCCCATCGGCAATCGCATTAATGATACTACCGATGTGCAGATCAAATACGGTTACGGCTACGATCATTGCTGGGTGTTTGCTGATAATGACAAGTCGCTGAAATTAGGCGCGGTGGCCTACGAACCTACGAGCGGGCGTGTGCTGGAGATGTACACCACCGAGCCGGGCGTACAACTGTACACGGGCAATCACCTGAACGGCAAATTCACTGGTAAAGAAGGTATTGCCTACGGGCGTCGGTTCGGGTTTTGTTTAGAAACGCAGCACTTCCCCGACTCGCCCAATCAACCCAATTTCCCAACAACGGTACTCCGCCCCGGCCAAACGTTTCAGTCAACGACGGTATATAAATTCTCGGCGCGGTAG
- a CDS encoding serine hydrolase domain-containing protein, which produces MNLARFTTYLALLSVCLLLIYSCKREQDEPAPPVIITFGPSAIGEPRSTTTAFVSSTLTSAPTGQALTVGYVWSKMNAQPTLTDNKTTQTLSLTALPASLTTTLTGLDNGATYYARAYVTVGSNTTYGPVVSFQMNITLARLFAQALTDSLQNKDIGYGFTIFQGNTLAASGTGGFQSRTTDPEGQRPYTIDSKMHMASMSKTLTAMAFVQLMAQKGIRSTDRIAAYLPPSWPKGPNVDQITFRELLTHRSGIIGLGNNCVNGAFSENIYTGLKQLIAKGVTAANRGQYCYQNANVGLFRVLIPALTGYTFTGTDATDDQQTQQRYVAYIQQNVLEKVGLTNIVPTFPSGNITYGYSYPHTGAAGWNPGNFSSTVGAYGWYMTPREAGTLYATVLSSPDQSVLSTAFKDSLLLNNMGCFRISSNLGNFAYHDGWWYFNNIVPYYGFRTIWMKLPDNMTVVLFTNALHRQTGRFPSNDGTDITTFVARAYSRARQANGGRLPAVTFTLEHPEPH; this is translated from the coding sequence ATGAATTTAGCACGTTTTACTACGTACCTCGCCCTGTTAAGCGTATGTCTGTTGCTTATTTATAGCTGTAAGCGCGAACAGGACGAACCCGCCCCACCCGTGATAATCACATTCGGCCCGTCGGCCATCGGCGAACCGCGCAGTACGACCACGGCGTTTGTGTCGTCAACGCTAACCTCGGCACCGACGGGGCAGGCCCTTACGGTCGGATACGTCTGGTCGAAAATGAATGCACAGCCAACGCTAACCGATAACAAAACGACGCAGACGCTCAGCCTGACGGCTCTGCCTGCGAGTTTGACAACCACGCTTACGGGTCTCGACAACGGCGCGACCTACTATGCCCGCGCCTACGTCACGGTTGGTAGCAACACGACTTACGGCCCGGTGGTATCGTTTCAGATGAATATAACGCTGGCGAGGCTCTTTGCACAGGCTCTGACCGATTCGCTTCAAAACAAAGACATTGGCTACGGTTTTACCATTTTTCAGGGCAATACACTGGCCGCATCGGGTACGGGCGGTTTTCAGTCGCGGACGACTGACCCCGAAGGACAACGACCTTACACAATCGACTCGAAAATGCACATGGCCAGTATGAGTAAGACACTGACTGCTATGGCGTTTGTGCAACTGATGGCGCAGAAAGGCATTCGCTCAACCGACCGGATTGCGGCCTATCTGCCGCCCTCCTGGCCTAAAGGCCCGAACGTCGACCAGATTACGTTTCGCGAGTTGCTGACTCACCGCAGTGGTATCATAGGATTGGGCAACAACTGCGTGAATGGAGCCTTTTCAGAAAATATTTATACGGGCCTGAAGCAACTGATTGCCAAAGGAGTAACCGCAGCCAACCGGGGGCAATATTGCTACCAGAACGCCAACGTCGGATTGTTTCGGGTGCTGATTCCGGCTCTGACGGGCTATACCTTCACGGGCACCGACGCTACCGACGATCAGCAGACGCAACAACGGTACGTAGCCTACATTCAGCAAAACGTACTGGAAAAAGTGGGGCTAACGAATATTGTACCTACGTTCCCATCGGGCAACATTACTTACGGCTATTCGTATCCGCACACGGGGGCAGCAGGCTGGAATCCAGGCAATTTCTCTTCGACTGTTGGGGCCTACGGCTGGTACATGACGCCCCGCGAAGCCGGAACGCTCTACGCCACCGTGCTATCGTCGCCCGATCAGTCGGTATTGTCAACGGCGTTTAAAGATTCATTGCTGCTCAACAACATGGGCTGTTTTCGCATATCATCTAATCTCGGCAACTTCGCGTATCACGACGGCTGGTGGTATTTCAATAATATCGTGCCGTATTACGGCTTCCGCACCATCTGGATGAAACTGCCTGATAATATGACCGTTGTGCTGTTTACCAACGCGCTGCACCGCCAAACGGGCCGGTTTCCGAGCAACGACGGCACCGATATTACCACGTTCGTAGCTCGGGCCTATAGCCGTGCCCGGCAAGCCAACGGCGGGCGTTTGCCAGCCGTAACGTTCACCCTCGAACACCCCGAACCGCACTAA
- a CDS encoding peptidoglycan-binding domain-containing protein: MLKNDFQTELRFTTTVQRGDVGPNVRRVQEWLCLNALRFPNASLITALDSDFGPATQQAVRNFQRAIRVPRTGIVTPALFAELCRPMATAFQTAPTGTDVRKAVVQIAQLHLKQRAAELQTDDAQNLGPWVRAYCDSNDGSPFKWCVGFLQAVLDQVASVFGRRFTDIMPQTLSCDILAQGGQANGRLTRSATLRNNPGRIKPGDVFLIRNPANNDWFHAGLIISRSGDVIETIEGNTDSRGSNNGTAVFARVRNFQNTTIDLYSIESL; the protein is encoded by the coding sequence ATGCTTAAAAACGACTTTCAAACCGAACTGCGTTTTACCACCACCGTGCAGCGGGGCGACGTTGGCCCCAACGTTCGGCGGGTGCAGGAGTGGTTGTGTCTGAACGCTCTCCGCTTCCCGAACGCATCGCTGATTACCGCCCTCGACAGCGATTTTGGCCCCGCTACGCAGCAGGCTGTTCGTAATTTTCAGCGGGCTATTCGGGTGCCGCGAACGGGTATCGTTACGCCCGCTCTCTTCGCCGAACTTTGCCGACCGATGGCTACGGCGTTTCAGACCGCACCTACCGGCACCGACGTTCGGAAGGCAGTTGTACAAATTGCTCAGCTTCATCTGAAACAACGGGCCGCCGAACTCCAGACCGACGATGCCCAGAACCTCGGTCCCTGGGTGCGGGCCTACTGCGACAGTAACGACGGTTCGCCGTTCAAATGGTGTGTGGGTTTTTTGCAGGCCGTACTCGATCAGGTGGCGTCGGTGTTTGGGCGTCGGTTTACAGACATCATGCCCCAGACGCTCAGTTGCGACATACTGGCGCAGGGCGGGCAGGCCAACGGTCGACTCACCCGCTCGGCTACGCTGCGGAACAATCCGGGCCGTATCAAACCCGGCGATGTGTTTCTGATCCGCAATCCGGCCAATAACGACTGGTTTCATGCGGGGCTAATCATCAGCCGGTCGGGCGACGTAATCGAGACCATCGAGGGCAACACCGACTCGCGGGGTAGCAACAACGGCACGGCGGTGTTTGCCCGCGTCCGCAACTTCCAGAATACGACAATTGATTTGTACTCAATTGAGAGCCTGTAG
- a CDS encoding family 78 glycoside hydrolase catalytic domain, with protein sequence MPLIIRFTLFLFLTIPATAQPFQALWLSTSPGPTTPNSWHCFRHSTTLTALPKRALARIAVDSKYWLWVNGKQVVYEGGLKRGPNPRDTYYDEVDLAPYLQPGRNSVAVLVWFWGGKGFSHNNSGQAGLIFDCETDSGPLFPKFGWKAQPHPAYEPSQLPKPNFRLSEPNIRFNAQHDVPGWQTATYDDNAWPRALIVGRAGTAPWGLLAPRPIPLFRNYGLKNYVRTVRKSGQAGKPDTLVATLPYDCHASPVLTVKAAAGQRITIGSDTYYMGAMGQDSLYTNGAEYITRAGLQTYESLGWLSGHEIRYALPKGVEVVNVQYRETGYNAAFAGSFRCNDPLLNRLWQKAQRTLYLNMRDNFMDCPDRERAQWAGDAALQMGQTFYALDSNATALGRKLYLNLADWQRPDSVIYNPVPESDWKNELPVHSLMPLFESWRYFRHTRDTATLRHIYPAMRRYLALWKPDSTGRLNYRKGGWDWGDWGTNQDMVLIQHGWYVLALQTAMHTADLLRQPTHRAEYQQKHDRIVTFLNSPACWNGQAYRDSASRQPTDDRANALMVLAGVADSAKYSALSRVFATQQYASPYMEKFVLESLIQMNRLPQAIARMKARYKAMTNSRLSTLWELWEYDDRPGVAHGNSGYNHGWSGGPLLLLSEYVAGLSPGERLGTYRIFPQLGGLTSVSASMPATSGLLAMQLNKTPAALTMTVTVPARVSATVGVPLSGLAGKRVLCNGKPLAETPAVRFVEKNSRYYIVEVPAGTYRFGVM encoded by the coding sequence ATGCCTTTGATTATTCGGTTCACTCTCTTCCTGTTTCTGACAATACCAGCCACCGCACAGCCATTTCAGGCACTCTGGCTTTCGACCTCGCCCGGCCCCACCACGCCCAATAGCTGGCATTGTTTCCGGCACAGCACCACGCTCACCGCCCTACCCAAACGTGCTTTGGCCCGCATCGCTGTCGATAGCAAATACTGGCTCTGGGTCAACGGCAAACAGGTGGTGTATGAGGGCGGGCTGAAACGAGGCCCCAACCCACGCGATACGTACTACGACGAAGTTGACCTCGCGCCCTACCTGCAACCGGGCCGTAACAGCGTAGCCGTGCTGGTGTGGTTCTGGGGCGGCAAAGGGTTTTCGCACAACAACAGCGGACAGGCGGGGCTGATCTTTGACTGCGAAACCGACAGCGGGCCGCTGTTTCCGAAGTTTGGCTGGAAGGCTCAGCCGCACCCGGCCTACGAACCGTCGCAGCTACCCAAACCCAACTTCCGACTTTCAGAACCCAACATCCGATTCAACGCCCAGCATGATGTACCCGGCTGGCAAACCGCCACTTACGACGATAATGCCTGGCCCCGTGCGCTGATTGTAGGCCGGGCCGGAACCGCGCCCTGGGGCCTGCTTGCCCCGCGCCCGATTCCGCTTTTCAGGAATTACGGTCTGAAAAACTATGTCCGCACCGTTCGCAAATCAGGGCAGGCCGGTAAACCCGATACGCTGGTAGCCACGCTGCCGTATGATTGCCACGCATCGCCCGTGCTAACGGTGAAAGCCGCTGCCGGTCAGCGGATTACAATTGGCTCCGATACGTATTACATGGGGGCTATGGGGCAGGATTCGCTGTACACCAACGGGGCCGAGTACATTACGCGGGCGGGGTTGCAAACCTACGAATCGCTCGGCTGGCTGTCGGGGCACGAAATCCGGTACGCGCTGCCAAAAGGCGTAGAGGTCGTGAACGTGCAGTACCGCGAAACAGGCTACAATGCCGCCTTTGCCGGGTCGTTTCGGTGCAACGACCCGCTGCTGAACCGGTTGTGGCAGAAAGCGCAACGGACGCTCTACCTCAATATGCGCGACAATTTTATGGACTGCCCCGACCGCGAACGGGCGCAGTGGGCGGGCGACGCGGCCCTGCAAATGGGGCAGACGTTTTACGCCCTCGACAGCAACGCCACCGCCTTAGGCCGCAAGCTGTATCTGAACCTCGCCGACTGGCAGCGGCCCGACAGTGTGATCTACAACCCCGTACCCGAATCCGACTGGAAAAACGAACTGCCCGTTCATTCGCTTATGCCACTATTTGAAAGCTGGCGGTATTTCCGGCACACCCGCGACACGGCCACGCTGCGGCATATTTATCCCGCCATGCGCCGGTATCTGGCCCTCTGGAAACCCGACTCGACCGGACGGCTCAACTACCGCAAAGGTGGCTGGGACTGGGGCGACTGGGGAACCAATCAGGATATGGTGCTGATTCAGCATGGCTGGTACGTACTGGCTCTGCAAACGGCCATGCACACAGCAGACCTGCTTCGCCAACCCACCCACCGCGCCGAATACCAGCAAAAGCACGACCGCATCGTAACGTTCCTGAACAGCCCCGCCTGCTGGAACGGACAAGCCTACCGCGACTCGGCCAGTCGCCAACCCACCGACGACCGCGCCAACGCGCTGATGGTTCTGGCGGGCGTGGCCGACTCTGCGAAGTACAGTGCTCTGAGTCGCGTATTTGCCACACAGCAGTATGCCAGTCCCTACATGGAAAAATTTGTACTCGAAAGCCTGATTCAGATGAACCGGCTCCCGCAGGCCATCGCCCGCATGAAGGCGCGTTACAAAGCCATGACTAACAGCCGATTAAGCACACTTTGGGAGCTTTGGGAATACGATGACCGACCCGGCGTGGCCCACGGCAACAGCGGCTACAACCACGGCTGGTCGGGCGGGCCGCTGCTGTTGCTGTCGGAGTACGTGGCCGGTCTCTCGCCTGGCGAGCGTTTGGGAACGTACCGAATTTTCCCGCAGCTTGGTGGCCTGACGAGCGTTTCGGCGTCCATGCCCGCCACTTCGGGGCTGCTTGCTATGCAACTCAACAAAACGCCAGCGGCTCTGACCATGACCGTGACGGTTCCGGCGCGGGTTTCGGCTACCGTTGGCGTACCGCTGTCGGGTCTGGCAGGCAAACGGGTGCTGTGTAACGGCAAGCCCCTCGCGGAAACGCCCGCCGTTCGGTTTGTCGAAAAAAACAGCCGGTACTACATCGTCGAAGTACCGGCTGGAACGTATCGGTTTGGGGTAATGTAG
- a CDS encoding bifunctional YncE family protein/alkaline phosphatase family protein, producing MRFLKILAFFTLVCCAASVAQTPQTAPRVTLPNGWSLTPTGRSLPLGDLPLNMALNPKNTRLAVTNNGQSTQSIQLIDVSGGVLDEVEIKKSWVGLRFMPDGKRLLASGGNDNRVLIYDVSGDKLVKIDSVVLGKAMTPRISVAGVETDRSGQTLYAVTKDDSSLYVCDLTTKQVSQRIKLPAEPYTCLRSPVGDELFITVWGGAKVVVYDPKQQKLSGEIATADHPNDLVFTPNGRYLFVACANENAVSVIDVRARKVTETLNTALYPDAPAGSTPNGLALTADAKTLLVANADNNCLAVFDVSAVTAGKPPKSRSLGFIPTGWYPTSVKIADRKVMVANGKGFSSKANPKGPNPYKRREVGTEYIGGLFKGTLSVFEMPKAAELASLTKLVYGNTPYTKEREKTAIGTDWPADSPIPKQVGQKSAQIKYVFYIIKENRTYDQVFGDMPGGNGDTSLCLFPEKITPNQHALAREFVLLDNFYVDAEVSADGHNWSMAAYANDYVEKTWPTSYGGRGGSYDYEGSRPVAYPKKGFIWDYCQRAGLRYRSYGEFEAYARRKGSALDGRFAPNYPDYDLNVKDIDRVEIWKKDLDSLITREAVPHFSSIRLGNDHTSGARIGAPTPAAHVADNDLAVGRFVEYLSKSPIWKESAVFVLEDDAQNGPDHVDAHRSPALVISPYTKRRHVDHTMYSTSGMLRTMELILGLPPMSQYDAGARPMYACFTNKADLTPYTHIPANIDLETKNTAMTEPARQSEKLDLRYADKIDDRLFSEIIWKAVKGENAVMPAPRRGAFLNVMDTDD from the coding sequence ATGCGCTTCCTCAAAATCCTTGCCTTTTTCACGCTCGTTTGCTGTGCAGCGTCAGTTGCCCAAACGCCCCAAACAGCCCCGCGCGTTACTCTGCCCAACGGCTGGAGCCTGACGCCCACGGGCCGGTCGCTACCCCTCGGCGATTTGCCGCTCAACATGGCACTCAACCCCAAAAACACCCGGCTCGCCGTAACCAACAACGGCCAAAGCACCCAGTCGATTCAACTGATCGACGTGTCGGGCGGTGTATTGGATGAGGTTGAAATCAAAAAATCGTGGGTGGGGCTGCGCTTCATGCCCGATGGCAAACGGCTGCTGGCCTCAGGTGGCAACGATAACCGGGTGCTGATTTACGACGTGTCGGGCGATAAGTTGGTAAAAATCGATTCGGTCGTGCTGGGCAAGGCCATGACTCCGCGTATATCGGTGGCGGGCGTCGAGACCGACCGCAGCGGGCAAACGCTCTACGCCGTAACCAAAGACGATAGTTCGCTTTACGTGTGCGACCTGACTACGAAGCAGGTTTCGCAGCGTATCAAACTGCCTGCCGAACCCTATACCTGCCTGCGTTCGCCGGTGGGCGACGAGCTTTTTATCACCGTTTGGGGTGGCGCAAAAGTAGTTGTTTACGATCCGAAGCAACAAAAGCTTAGCGGTGAAATTGCTACGGCAGACCATCCGAATGATCTGGTATTCACCCCAAACGGGCGATACCTGTTCGTGGCGTGCGCCAACGAAAACGCCGTGTCGGTCATTGACGTAAGGGCCAGAAAAGTAACTGAAACGCTGAATACGGCCCTCTATCCCGACGCTCCGGCGGGCAGCACGCCCAACGGCCTCGCCCTGACTGCCGACGCCAAAACACTGCTCGTTGCCAACGCCGATAATAACTGTTTAGCGGTGTTCGACGTGTCGGCAGTAACGGCGGGCAAACCGCCCAAAAGCCGTTCGCTGGGGTTCATTCCAACGGGCTGGTATCCAACGTCAGTGAAGATAGCTGACCGGAAAGTGATGGTTGCCAATGGCAAAGGGTTCTCATCAAAAGCCAACCCGAAAGGGCCAAATCCCTACAAGCGTCGCGAAGTTGGTACGGAGTATATAGGCGGTTTGTTCAAGGGTACGCTGTCGGTGTTCGAGATGCCCAAAGCGGCTGAACTTGCCAGCCTGACGAAATTGGTGTACGGCAATACACCTTACACGAAAGAACGCGAAAAAACGGCCATTGGCACCGATTGGCCCGCCGATTCGCCCATTCCGAAGCAGGTAGGGCAGAAGTCAGCGCAGATTAAATATGTCTTTTACATCATCAAGGAAAACCGTACCTACGATCAGGTGTTTGGCGATATGCCCGGTGGTAACGGCGACACGTCGCTGTGTTTGTTTCCCGAAAAAATTACGCCCAATCAGCACGCACTGGCCCGCGAGTTTGTGCTGTTGGATAACTTCTACGTCGATGCCGAGGTGAGTGCCGACGGGCATAACTGGAGCATGGCAGCCTACGCTAACGATTACGTCGAAAAAACCTGGCCCACCAGCTACGGCGGTCGGGGCGGCAGCTACGATTACGAAGGCTCGCGGCCTGTGGCGTATCCCAAAAAAGGATTCATCTGGGACTATTGCCAGCGGGCGGGCCTGCGCTACCGCAGCTACGGCGAGTTTGAAGCCTACGCCCGACGCAAAGGTTCGGCCCTCGACGGTCGGTTTGCGCCCAACTACCCCGATTATGACCTGAACGTGAAAGACATCGACCGGGTTGAAATCTGGAAAAAAGACCTCGATTCGCTCATTACCCGCGAGGCTGTGCCACATTTCAGCAGCATCCGGCTCGGCAACGACCACACGAGCGGTGCCCGCATCGGTGCGCCCACGCCAGCCGCCCACGTTGCCGATAACGACTTAGCCGTTGGTCGGTTCGTTGAATACCTGTCGAAAAGCCCCATCTGGAAAGAATCGGCGGTGTTTGTACTCGAAGACGACGCCCAGAACGGCCCCGACCACGTCGATGCACACCGGTCGCCCGCGCTCGTTATCAGCCCCTACACCAAACGGCGGCACGTGGACCATACCATGTATTCGACGTCGGGGATGTTGCGCACGATGGAGTTGATTCTGGGTTTACCGCCGATGAGTCAATACGACGCTGGGGCGCGGCCCATGTACGCCTGCTTTACGAATAAAGCCGATCTGACGCCCTACACCCACATTCCGGCCAACATCGACCTTGAGACCAAAAACACGGCCATGACCGAACCCGCCCGGCAGTCGGAAAAACTCGACCTGCGTTACGCCGACAAAATTGACGACCGGCTGTTCAGCGAAATCATCTGGAAAGCTGTGAAAGGCGAAAACGCCGTGATGCCTGCCCCGCGCCGGGGTGCATTCCTGAATGTAATGGACACGGACGATTAA